TGGTCCTTTATGGGtggtttttatattttattactaTTGAAAGTAAATAAATAGATACATAATGTAGCTGGATTTTCTTGATATATGAGCCACATCTAAATTAATTATCTTGATATGTTGAGACTGTTTCATGATTTTGTCTCTCTTACCTGTTAAAGGCTAAGATTTCCTTCATTACCATAatcttttttcattttcatgaaattacAATTAGCTATGATGTTTTTTTTCCCAGGCAAGATTATCTGTGCAATAAGTGCAAACGACCAGGGCATTTTGCCAGAGATTGTCCGAATATGACTGTATGCAATAACTGCGGACTCCCAGGGTAAGATGATTTCCTTCTTTATTCACATAGAACCTCCGtattttatcaaaaataaaataaaataaatacaatgaaATGTGGTTACATTTTGGCATTGTATGAAAACTTACAGTTACATTTTTATGTATGTTTTTCAGTGATTATTGGATGCTTAAGCTGTTTGCATGTTATTTTACTCAAGATTTTTTTTCCCGGATGATTTGCTTTTTGATAAGGACTGTTTTATGGTGGATCCTTTTCGTGCTCCTTGTGAAACAGCATATATTGAAGACAAAGAAATGCAAATTGTGGAATATCTCCAAGGTTACCCTGATTCTGCATTTAAAAGTTAATACATGACCATTTTTACTGTTCTTTGTTTGCAGCCATATCGCCGCTGAGTGCAACTCAACTACCATGTGTTGGAACTGCAAGGAGCCTGGACACCTTGCAAGCCAATGCCCCAATGATCCAGTCTGCCATATGTGTGGAAAGATGGGTCACCTGGCTCGAGATTGCTTCAACCCTGGGCTACCTGCCCATGATGCAAGGCTCTGCAACAACTGCTACAAGCCAGGCCACATTGCTGCCGACTGCACCAATGAGAAAGCTTGCAACAACTGCCGCAAGACTGGTCACCTTGCTCGGGAATGCCCAAACGAGCCTGTGTGCAACATCTGCAACATCTCCGGTCACTTAGCCCGCCAATGCCCCAAGTCAAGCCTCACACCAGAGCTTGGTGGCCCTTTCAGGGACATACTTTGCCGTACTTGTGGGCAGCCTGGCCATATCAGCCGGGACTGTGTATCCATTGTCATCTGCAACAACTGTGGTGGGAGGGGACACCAGGCTTTTGAGTGTCCATCTGTCCGGATGCTTGACCGTGGTGTCCTTCGACGGTATTGATCATCTGGGTTGGTAGGGTTGGTTCGTCGAAGAAGCCTGCTATTGCATCGCAATATATTTTGATCTTTGGGATTGATTGCTTCTGTATGAGAGATCCATTTTCCTTATGTTGCAAATTATATAACTCAACTCTTTTAGGCGCTCTTACAACATGGTGTAGCAATATGCTGTTTCCTTTTTCCGCCATATATTGAGGTCTGGGTTGTTACATTTACCTTTTGGAAGATGCTTGAAATGATTACTTTTCAGTTTGATGTCTTGTGGAAGTTTTGGGGCTTTGGATTTTCAGTAGATGGCCTGAGCTCAAAAGGTGAGAACTGGCAACTGGTGATATGTTTTGGAGTGGGAGGGCGGTATCCAATATCTTAGCAGCTTGCCAGCTTCCTACCTCCTGGTTTCATGTGCTTTGGCCATATTTTCCAGGTGAAGTGGGCTGTGTTGGGAATTTCTTATGGTAACCAAGTTGCTATAATCTGTGCGGTCTGTGTTTCCAAACTACACTACTGTGGAATGTTGAAATATCCAATCCAAGCTCTCTGGCCGAACTTTGTAGTCCGGCTTAATCACACAGAATTCTAACACATTTATAGAATTCAAGAATATATCATGTGTAAAGAAACTTTTAGTCTGTAACTTTCCTGGTTTATCTGGCTAGAGTCTGGCCAGAAACTTTGATTATGGAACCCATCTGTTGCCCATTTCTGGAGCATTTTATAAATTGGAACTTCTCCTAGACTTACTAGTGGGCATTTGTAGAACCCATCTTCTGTTTGTAACTCTGGCATTTTAAATTGAGGCTTCTCCAAGACTTCCCTATGGGCATTATTCTTTTGCAGTATGTGCCatgaattttttaattttgggCTACATAAGAAAATATAAATGTCAAAACTCATGTTTTCATTTGGACAGCTTAAAATTCAGAATGTTaagcatatattaaatcataaacATGTTCTGAATTTTCGTAAATAATCACATTGGAAATATGATACAATATAGacatgaatgaaaaaaaaaagtctcaATTATTTGGAAATGGATGCCAAATTAACAATCCTTTCATAGTTAAATTTAATTAAGGGCAAAAGACATAATTTTTTCTTgggatttgataaaaagataatgACTTTCTtagaagatttcaaaaattttatagatCTCCtctaaggtttcaagaatttcaaggaTCTTCCTTCA
This region of Malania oleifera isolate guangnan ecotype guangnan chromosome 10, ASM2987363v1, whole genome shotgun sequence genomic DNA includes:
- the LOC131165548 gene encoding zinc finger protein GIS2-like, whose protein sequence is MSPERSRSPLRTKRFRGSDRASFREAPYSRDRRISRQDYLCNKCKRPGHFARDCPNMTVCNNCGLPGHIAAECNSTTMCWNCKEPGHLASQCPNDPVCHMCGKMGHLARDCFNPGLPAHDARLCNNCYKPGHIAADCTNEKACNNCRKTGHLARECPNEPVCNICNISGHLARQCPKSSLTPELGGPFRDILCRTCGQPGHISRDCVSIVICNNCGGRGHQAFECPSVRMLDRGVLRRY